CCTCGGTGACGTCCCGGAATTCCGGGTGCACCCACACGCCCCCGACCGCGCCGTCGGTTCCCCCGGTGTCGCGCAGGTCCGCCCGGCCGGTGATCGCGCGCAGCGCCGCGGGGTCGCGGCCGTCGACGCAGTGCGCGGCGGTGACGACCTTGATCGGCGTGACGAGGGTGCCGCCGCAGAACTGGTGCCCCGCGTCGTCGGTCAGCGCCACCGCCCACGGCGCCGCGCCCTCTTCAGCGCCGCCGAGGACCCGCTCCTGAGCGGGGTCGGCCCCGGCCGGAGCGCCCAGCGCGGTCAGCGCCGCGGCCAACGCGGAGGCGCCGGCGGCGAAGCGGGCCGGCGAACGCCGCGGCGGGCGGGAGTGGTCGGACACGACGGCCTCCAAGACTCGCACCGCTGATCGGAGGTGATCAACGCGTTCGGCGGCACACGGTAGCGGCCCGGTCACCGAGAGATCAGGAGGGCGAGCTCACATGGGCTCGCAAGAATTTTTCGTTAATATAGTTGTTGACGGGAAAAACTACGGAGCACTTGCGCGGCCGATCGCCGTTCGTCCCGTAGCCCCGTCCACGATCCTCGGGAGTCCGCGACGACGCGGACCCGAGATCACCCCCGATCCGGTGAAACCTTCGACCGGTGGGCCCATCCGCCCACCGGCCACCTTCGTGCGCGCACGACCTGCGCGACGACTCGATCAAGGAGCGAACACGTCATGCTGCTGGACTTCACGACCCTGCCGGCGTTCCTGCTCGCCAGTGCAGTGGTGGTGCTGACACCTGGGGTGGACGCGTTCCTGCTGCTGCGGACCTCACTGCGGCAAGGCATCGGCGCCGGCCTGCGCGCCCTGCTCGGCATCCACACCGCGAGCATCCTGCAGGTGGCACTGGTGATCTGCGGCCTCGGCACGCTGATCACGAACAACCCCGCGGTGCTGGCCACCCTCAAGTGGGCCGGAGCCGCATACCTGGTCTACCTCGCGGTCATGATCGTGCGAGGCCTGTGGCTGACCCGCAAGGAGACCGGCGACGGCCTCGAAACGGGCAGCACCACCGACCGCCCGTACCTGCAAGGCCTGCTGAGCAACATCACGAACCCGAAGATGCTCCTGTTCAGCCTGGCCTTCCTGCCCCAGTTCGTGGGCGCCGCGACGGCCCCCACCCTGCAACTGGTCCTGCTGGGCGCGGTCTTCCTCGTGCTCGCCGCGATCTGGGAAGTCACCATCGTCCTCGCCGCGGCGCGCATCGCCGACCGCCTCCGCCGCCCCAAGATCGCCCGCTCCCTCGACATGATCAGCGCAGCAGCCTTCTTGACCATCTCGGTCGGCCTCGTCACGACCTGACGCCCTCGGTAGCCGCGTGGTCTCGCTCGGCTCCACCCCCAACGACCGTGCTTTGCGGCGAAGCCGTGCAGTGGACGAGCGAAGCGAAGTCTGCCTCGCGGCCGAAGGCCGTGCCTGTATTCGCGCAGCGAATAGCCCACGTCACAAAGCCGACCACCGGCGGGTTCTCAGTCGGTCTCTCGCGAGGACAGCTTTTTCCCTCGTGGCGGAGCCACTCGGGAAAAAGATCCCGCAGCGAGAGACCGACTGAGGTTCCGCTACCCGGACACCCCAGCAACACCAGCCGTGGAAGCAATCCTGAAACCCGACCTTCCACACACCACCGCAACCACACGCCCAAACCCGGGAAGGCTCTAAAACCCGACCCCACACGCCAAGCCGCGCGAGACTCCACAACCCGCCCCCGCACCAAGCAGAGCACTGCTTTCCTGGTGCTGCAGACGCAGCAAGGCCGGGGCACCCGGCGTGCGCCCCGGCCTTGCCTCCCCGACTACCCGTGTGATCAGCCCAGCTGGGCCTGCACCTCTTGTTGATAGGTGCTCACGCGGGTGTACACGCCCGGAGTCCCCGGCCGGGCGCAGCCGTTGCCCCACGAGACGATGCCGATGAGGCGCCCGTCGGCGACGAGCGGTCCGCCGGAGTCGCCTTGGCAGCTGTCCTCGCCGCCTTCGGGCAGACCCGCGCACACCATCGCGTCGGGGTTGTACTGCCCGCCGTAGGCCCGCGAGCAGTCCTGATCGCTGGTGATGGGCGGGTGCGCTTGGAGGAGGGTGCGGGACGGTCCGCCGCCTTCTTCGGTGGTCCCCCAGCCGAGCACGGTGGTCGCCGCTCCCGGCGCGTAGAGCGCGTTGTCCTGCTGGGTGGCCAGGGGCAGTGGTGTCTGCGGCAGCTCCCGGTCGACGGTGAGCACCGCGATGTCGGAACCGGTGCTGGCGCTCTGGTATTCCGGGTGCACCCAGACGGTGCGGACTTCGGCTTCGACGCCCTCGTCGGTCGTCTTGTCGTCGCGCCCGGCGACGACGGTGATCTGCCGTGGTGCTCCGCCGGTGACGCAGTGCGCCGCGGTGACGACCTTGTTCTTGGCGGCGATGGTGCCGCCGCAGAACTGGTTGCCGCCGGAGTCGGTGAGGTAGACGACCCACGGGTATTCGGTGGTGCTCGCGGGCTCCCCGCCGACGATCTTGGTGGTGGGGGCACCGGACGTCGGCTCGGACGCCGTGGTGTCCGCCCCGGCCGGGGCGGTGATCGCGACCGAGGCCAGCGCCGCCGCGGTGAGCGCTCCCGACACCGACCACCACCGGGTTCGCCTGCGCAGAGTGTGTGTCATCCCGCTCTCCATCCCCCGGAGCCCCTGCGGCGCGGTCGGGGCGACCGGCCCGCCTCCGGCTCGTGACAGTGTCGCGGAGAGAGCCGATCACGGCGCGGTGATCGTCCACAACGGCCGATCGTTGTTACCTGATCAGGTGATATATCGGGAGAAAACCCCTCACCCAGACCAGCACATTCAGTCCACTTCGGACAGTTCGGGCGCGGTCGCCGGAGCTCGCCCCACGCCTGAGAGCGACGGTCTCGAGCAGCCGCTCGGGCCACCGACCTGACCCCGGCCGCGCGATCGACCCGCCGCTGCGACCGACCGGAGATCACCCGCACGGCGCAGCGGATCACCGGGACGCAGTAGCCGACCGGACTCCGGGCGATCGGCACCGGATGATCTCGACGGGCGTCGCGGGAACCGCCGCGCACCAGAGCGGCGTCAGTAGTCCTTGAGGACTTCGCGGATGAGGTCGGCGGCGGCGTCGGGGGCGAGGGCCGCGTGCACGATGTCGCGCAGCACGCCCCGATAGGAACTCACCGTTCGCTCGGAATCCAGGAAGGCGGAGGCGTGGTGGTTCTCCACGTAGACGATGTCCGGCTCGCCGTCATATTCCAAAAGCAGAAATGCACCCTGCAATCCGGGATAGGCGCCGACCGAACGCGGCACGATCCGCAGGCACACGTGATCCGATTCCATCATCACCAGCAGATGCAGCAGCTGCCGCTTCATCACTCCCGGACCGCCGATCGGGCGGCGCAACGCCGATTCCTCCAGCACCGAGTGGAACAGCGGAGCGCGCGATCGGCTCAGAATGATCTGCCGCGCCATCCGGGTCGCGATCAAGTCGTCCAGTTCGTCTTCGGACCGCCCCGGTTCCATACCGGAGATGACGGCGCGCGCGTATTCGGCGGTCTGCAGCAGGCCGGGGATCAGCATCGGTTCGAAACTGTGCATCCGGACCGCTTTGCCCTCGTAGTCCAGGAAGTCCCGCCAGCGCGCCGGAGCCGCGGCGGGGCGCTGCCACCAGGCGGAGCGGCCCGCGTTGCGCGCCAGCTCTGCGAGGGCGGCGCGTTCCCGTTCGCCCACCTCGTAGAGCCGCAGCAACGCGGTGACGTCGTCGAGCTGCACGCCGCTGGCCCCGGTCTCGATCCGACTGATCTTGCTGCCCGACACGCCGAGCCGGGCGCCCGCAGCGGTGCAGCTGAGCCCGGCGCGTTCCCGATGACGGCGGAGCTCGGCGGCCACCTGGCGCGAACGGACCGACGTGTGACGATTTCCCGGCATGACTGCGCTATCCCCCAGCATCGACATCCCCCGAACCGGCATCGGCGAAATCCGGGCTTCGCCGGTACCGATGTCGGCAGAACATTGGGCACGTGCACCACCGGTTCGACGGGCCGCTTTCCGGCCGCCGACGAATCCGGCGGACCGATTCTCGCATTCGCGGATCCGAGACGTTTTTGCGGTACCGCCCGCAGAACGGTCGATCCTCGCATTGGTCGGCCCGTGCGGAAATTGTCCCGACCCGTCCGGGCCGTGGTCGCCTACACCGAGATCGGTGTGCACGATGACCATGATCCCGAGCCGGACCGGCACCGACAATAACTCGATCAAGTGAATACTTGCACGGGTTGCATCAGCGGTGTCACCGCCCGTCGCGGGCGGCGCCGCGCGGGCCCGCGCACGGCCCCCACTAGGCTGCGGCCGGGCGGTGCTGATGATCGTCCAGCACCCCGCGCCGTCGAGGAGGAGACCGAATGAGCCTGCAACGCCCGATCGACCCGGACCCGTACTCGCTGCTGCCCGAGGTCCCTTCGTTCACCCTCACCTCGAAGGACGCGCCCACCGACGAGCAGCTCGCGCTCGACCACGTCTACAGCGGCATGGGCGCCGGTGGCCGCAACCGCTCCCCGCAGCTGAGCTGGGAGGGCTTCCCCGCCGAGACGCGGAGCTTCGTGGTCACCTGCTTCGACCCGGACGCCCCGATCCCCGGCGGTTTCTGGCACTGGACGCTGGTGGACGTGCCCGCCGACGTCACCGAACTGCCCACCGGCGCCGGCTCCGCGACCGGCTCGGGCGTGCCCGCGGGCGCGTTCCAGGTGCCCAACGACCTCGGCGAGCGCGCCTACGCGGGCGCTGCGCCGCCGCCCGGCGACCGGCCGCACCGCTACCTGTTCGCCGTGCTCGCGCTGGATGTTCCGCAGCTCGGGGTGAACGACCAGGTCACGCCCGCCGTCGTCAACTTCACCGCGCTCAACCACACGCTGGCCCGCGCAGTGCTGTCCACCACGTACGCGCACTGACCCGAAGCGGCCAGAACTCCTCAGCAACGATCTCGCGCCACTCAAGGCGAGCAGCGTTCTCCACCCAGCGGAGATCAGTGTCATGTCAGCGGCGAAGCCGCTGAGCAGCGACCACCCTGCCCACCGGCACCGCCGCGGGTTCTCAGTCGTCTTCTCGCGAGGACAGCTTTTTCCCTCGTGGCGGAGCCACTAGGGAAAAAGATCCCGCAGCGAGAAGACGACTGAGGTTCCGCCACCCGACCCCCAAGCAAGAAGCCCCAAGAAACATTCCCCACGGGAGGGTGTGGTGCACGTTCGGGTGCTGCCCGCGGTGGCCGCCGTCGTGGTGGCGGTGGCCTTGGTGGTGCTGCTGTTCGTGCCCTACGTCGCGCGGGAGCACCGCAGGCGCGGTGAACTGCGGCCCGGCACGTTGCTGCTGTTCCTGGCAGCGGTGCTCTACGCGCTCGGCCTGGTCGCCTACGTGCTGGTGCCGCTGCCGCCGGTGGGGCCGGGCTTCTGCGACGTCTTCGGGGAGCTGCGCCCGCAGTGGCGCCCGTTCGCCGGGTTCGACGGGCTCCGGCGGCCGGGCGACTGGGCGGAGCTGACCGGGTTGCTCGCCGATCCCGCGGTGCAGCAGTTCGGGTTCAACATCGTGCTGTTCGTGCCGCTGGGCATGTTCGTGCGGCACCTGCTGCGCGAGGGGTTCGGCGGGACCGTGCTCGCCGGGTTCATGGTGTCGCTGGGGGTGGAGCTCACCCAGATCACCGGGATCTGGTTCCTGTACCCGTGCCCGTACCGGCTGTTCGACGTCGACGACCTGATGGCGAACACCTTCGGCGCGCTGGTGGGCGCGCTGCTGGCCCGGGTCCTGCGGCTGGTGCCGGGCCAGCACAGCGGCACCGAGCCGGGTTCGCCGCGCCCGGTCGGGACCTACCGCAGGCTGCTCGGGATGGGCTGCGACGTGCTGCTGCTGTGGTGGCTCGGCGTGGCGCTGGCGCGCGGCGCGGATCTGCTGCTGCGGCTCGGCGGTGTGCGTCTCGATCCGGCGGCGCAGGTCTGGGTGGAATCCGCCGCGCTGTGGTTCGTCCCCGCCGTGCTGCTGCTGATCGCCACCGCCGCGGGCCGCGGCAGCACGCTCGGCCAGCACGCCGTGCTGCTGCGCTGCGTCGAGGACGGGAGCGGGGTCGAGGACGGGCGCGGGCCCGCCGTGCGCCGCGTGCTGCTGCGCTGGCTGGCGGGCCTGGGCGGGTTCGCGCTGGTGGAAGGCCTGATCAACGTGGTGTGGCCGGTGGCGGGCACCGCGTTCGCGGTGGCCTGGTTCGCGGTGCACGCGCTGTCGGTGCCGCGCAGCCACCACCACCGGGGGCTCACCGGTTCGTTGACGGGCACCGACGTCGTGGACTCCCGAGCGCTCAACGCGCCGGCGGAGTGACCACAGGCGCGTTGACCGCTGTTCCGCCCGATCACGCGGCGGCGGGGTCCTGCTCGACCGGCTGCTGCTGAGCGGGCCCGTTGCCGGGGCCGCGTGCGCTGGAGCGGCCGAACACGAACCACAGCACGCAGCCGAGCACCGGCGCCATCACCACGATCAGCGCCCACACGGCCTTCGTGGCGCTGTCGGTCTCGGACCGGAAGATGCTCACGAGCGCGCCGATGAACAGCGCGAGGAAGCCGAGCGCGACGAGTCCGAGCCCGATGAGGAACAGGATGCTCCAGATCGTCTCGGGCGGGTTGTCGGCGGCGGTCTGGGCGAGGGCGAGCTGGGCGTTCAACATGGTTTCTTCCTCTCGATCGGGGTGGCGGCGCGGACGCCGCCGGAAGTCGCGGAGCGGTCGGGGGTCAGTGAGCGAAGCGTTTGCGGGCGTCGGAGCGGCCGACCACGAACCAGAGCAGGCTGCCGAGGAACGGCGCCAGGAACGCGAGCACGATCCACACGAGCTTCATCCCGCCGGACAAGCCGGAAC
This window of the Saccharopolyspora gloriosae genome carries:
- a CDS encoding LysE family translocator; protein product: MLLDFTTLPAFLLASAVVVLTPGVDAFLLLRTSLRQGIGAGLRALLGIHTASILQVALVICGLGTLITNNPAVLATLKWAGAAYLVYLAVMIVRGLWLTRKETGDGLETGSTTDRPYLQGLLSNITNPKMLLFSLAFLPQFVGAATAPTLQLVLLGAVFLVLAAIWEVTIVLAAARIADRLRRPKIARSLDMISAAAFLTISVGLVTT
- a CDS encoding YbhB/YbcL family Raf kinase inhibitor-like protein; the encoded protein is MSLQRPIDPDPYSLLPEVPSFTLTSKDAPTDEQLALDHVYSGMGAGGRNRSPQLSWEGFPAETRSFVVTCFDPDAPIPGGFWHWTLVDVPADVTELPTGAGSATGSGVPAGAFQVPNDLGERAYAGAAPPPGDRPHRYLFAVLALDVPQLGVNDQVTPAVVNFTALNHTLARAVLSTTYAH
- a CDS encoding PLD nuclease N-terminal domain-containing protein, with the translated sequence MLNAQLALAQTAADNPPETIWSILFLIGLGLVALGFLALFIGALVSIFRSETDSATKAVWALIVVMAPVLGCVLWFVFGRSSARGPGNGPAQQQPVEQDPAAA
- a CDS encoding helix-turn-helix transcriptional regulator, with the protein product MPVRLGIMVIVHTDLGVGDHGPDGSGQFPHGPTNARIDRSAGGTAKTSRIRECENRSAGFVGGRKAARRTGGARAQCSADIGTGEARISPMPVRGMSMLGDSAVMPGNRHTSVRSRQVAAELRRHRERAGLSCTAAGARLGVSGSKISRIETGASGVQLDDVTALLRLYEVGERERAALAELARNAGRSAWWQRPAAAPARWRDFLDYEGKAVRMHSFEPMLIPGLLQTAEYARAVISGMEPGRSEDELDDLIATRMARQIILSRSRAPLFHSVLEESALRRPIGGPGVMKRQLLHLLVMMESDHVCLRIVPRSVGAYPGLQGAFLLLEYDGEPDIVYVENHHASAFLDSERTVSSYRGVLRDIVHAALAPDAAADLIREVLKDY
- a CDS encoding S1 family peptidase, yielding MTHTLRRRTRWWSVSGALTAAALASVAITAPAGADTTASEPTSGAPTTKIVGGEPASTTEYPWVVYLTDSGGNQFCGGTIAAKNKVVTAAHCVTGGAPRQITVVAGRDDKTTDEGVEAEVRTVWVHPEYQSASTGSDIAVLTVDRELPQTPLPLATQQDNALYAPGAATTVLGWGTTEEGGGPSRTLLQAHPPITSDQDCSRAYGGQYNPDAMVCAGLPEGGEDSCQGDSGGPLVADGRLIGIVSWGNGCARPGTPGVYTRVSTYQQEVQAQLG
- a CDS encoding VanZ family protein; amino-acid sequence: MHVRVLPAVAAVVVAVALVVLLFVPYVAREHRRRGELRPGTLLLFLAAVLYALGLVAYVLVPLPPVGPGFCDVFGELRPQWRPFAGFDGLRRPGDWAELTGLLADPAVQQFGFNIVLFVPLGMFVRHLLREGFGGTVLAGFMVSLGVELTQITGIWFLYPCPYRLFDVDDLMANTFGALVGALLARVLRLVPGQHSGTEPGSPRPVGTYRRLLGMGCDVLLLWWLGVALARGADLLLRLGGVRLDPAAQVWVESAALWFVPAVLLLIATAAGRGSTLGQHAVLLRCVEDGSGVEDGRGPAVRRVLLRWLAGLGGFALVEGLINVVWPVAGTAFAVAWFAVHALSVPRSHHHRGLTGSLTGTDVVDSRALNAPAE